From the genome of Candidatus Poribacteria bacterium, one region includes:
- a CDS encoding class I SAM-dependent methyltransferase, whose amino-acid sequence MNVKASRETIFDQIAKDYEEVRPGYPEELIPEDGRILEIGCGAGQATIPFARRGYYMICLDIGKKMAALAAKKCQEYPRVHVYPISFEEWEPEMNSFDLVISATAFHWISPEIGYPKAVQVLKDTGYIAIFSNLHPTPYTGFFQAVQSVYQSVVPEWEDPSKGPSTEDKIKSTENYINKTGLFEKVLVKRYHWTKEYTADQYIKLLNTYSNHRCLDQERRETIYCH is encoded by the coding sequence GTGAATGTAAAAGCTTCTCGTGAAACTATTTTTGATCAAATAGCTAAGGATTATGAAGAGGTTCGTCCAGGTTACCCTGAGGAATTAATACCTGAAGACGGAAGAATTCTTGAAATTGGATGCGGTGCAGGACAGGCTACAATCCCTTTCGCGAGGCGAGGCTATTACATGATTTGTCTGGATATTGGGAAAAAGATGGCTGCTTTGGCTGCAAAAAAATGCCAAGAATACCCGAGGGTGCATGTCTATCCAATATCATTTGAAGAATGGGAGCCCGAGATGAATTCGTTTGACCTCGTCATCTCAGCAACTGCATTTCACTGGATCTCCCCAGAGATCGGTTATCCTAAAGCAGTGCAAGTATTGAAAGATACTGGATATATCGCTATTTTCTCGAATCTTCACCCGACTCCGTACACGGGCTTTTTTCAGGCAGTGCAAAGTGTGTATCAAAGTGTTGTGCCTGAATGGGAGGACCCCAGCAAGGGACCATCAACCGAAGATAAGATTAAATCTACGGAGAACTACATTAACAAAACTGGTCTGTTTGAAAAAGTTCTTGTTAAGCGATACCATTGGACAAAGGAATATACAGCAGATCAGTATATTAAGCTCCTTAACACATACTCTAATCACCGATGTTTAGACCAAGAAAGAAGAGAGACTATTTACTGCCATTAG
- a CDS encoding DUF2281 domain-containing protein: MEVKELILKEIERIPEHYLTEILDFIRFLETKALEERMGTAIMSETSLKKDWLKPEEDEAWQDL; encoded by the coding sequence ATGGAAGTGAAGGAATTAATTTTAAAGGAAATTGAAAGGATCCCTGAGCATTATCTCACAGAGATATTGGATTTTATACGCTTTCTAGAAACAAAAGCGCTGGAAGAAAGGATGGGGACTGCAATCATGAGCGAAACATCCCTTAAGAAAGATTGGCTAAAACCCGAGGAGGATGAAGCTTGGCAAGATTTGTAA
- a CDS encoding type II toxin-antitoxin system PemK/MazF family toxin: protein MARFVKGDVVVVPFPFSDLTHAKRRPALVVAELEGDDLILCQITSQRIKDKYAVPIEGNDFETGGLKQRSNVRPNRIFTADRHIILYRVGHLKPDKTNEVIERIVDILRQ, encoded by the coding sequence TTGGCAAGATTTGTAAAGGGGGATGTGGTGGTTGTACCCTTTCCATTTTCGGATTTAACCCATGCCAAGAGACGACCTGCTTTAGTTGTGGCTGAATTAGAAGGAGACGACCTGATTCTTTGCCAGATAACCAGTCAGCGGATTAAAGATAAATACGCAGTTCCAATTGAGGGCAATGACTTTGAAACAGGAGGACTCAAGCAGAGAAGTAATGTGCGACCAAATCGTATATTTACAGCGGACCGTCACATAATCTTATATCGGGTTGGTCATCTCAAACCTGATAAGACTAACGAGGTGATCGAGAGAATAGTAGATATTTTACGACAATGA
- a CDS encoding amidase, translating to MGGFDEYDRYDGLGLAELVRKKEVKPIELVEEAIRRIEMLNPKLNAVIEKMYDHARQTAEGDLPDGPFKGVPFLLKDSLSTFFAGAPTRAGSRFLHNFVPDHDCELVRRFKAAGLITLGKTNVPEFTLLPVTEPELFGPTRNPWDLGRTSGGSSGGAAAAVAARIVPIAHGNDGGGSIRIPASCCGIFGLKPTRGRNPMGPDYGEIWHGLVCDHVLTRSVRDSAAMLDAISGPDAGAPYYAPPPSRPFLDEVNTDLGRLRIAFTPKPFLGDVVHEDCLKGLEATVQLCKELGHEMVEAAPEVDGKAFARAFVTMLTGELRADIEEFETLLGRKARPGDFEAGTWVLVLLGREITAADLSKAIRVLQRSARQIGRFFEEYDVLLTPTLASPPLTHGALQPTSVERFMMKALGKIKAGSLLSALGGVDTIAEKAFEFIPYTPLFNATGQPAMSVPLYWNEEGLPIGMHFVGRYGNEATLFRLAGQLERAKPWFDRKPSLCEKVG from the coding sequence ATGGGTGGTTTTGATGAGTATGACCGGTATGATGGCCTCGGCTTAGCTGAGCTAGTGCGGAAGAAGGAGGTGAAACCGATCGAGTTGGTAGAGGAAGCGATCCGCCGCATCGAGATGCTGAATCCCAAGCTCAACGCCGTTATCGAGAAGATGTATGATCATGCGCGACAGACGGCTGAGGGAGATCTGCCCGATGGCCCCTTTAAGGGTGTTCCATTTCTGTTGAAGGATTCCCTGAGCACCTTTTTCGCCGGTGCGCCAACGCGAGCCGGCAGCCGATTCCTCCACAACTTCGTCCCCGATCATGACTGTGAGCTGGTGCGACGGTTTAAAGCTGCCGGTCTTATCACTCTCGGCAAGACCAATGTGCCCGAGTTCACCCTGTTACCGGTGACGGAACCGGAGTTGTTCGGGCCCACCAGAAACCCGTGGGATTTGGGGCGCACCTCCGGTGGCTCCAGCGGAGGAGCTGCCGCCGCTGTCGCCGCTCGCATCGTTCCCATCGCTCATGGCAACGATGGCGGCGGTTCAATCCGTATACCGGCCTCCTGCTGCGGCATATTCGGGCTTAAACCTACCCGAGGCCGTAATCCCATGGGACCCGATTACGGCGAGATCTGGCACGGGTTGGTCTGCGATCACGTGCTGACGCGCTCCGTGCGGGACAGCGCTGCCATGCTCGATGCGATTTCCGGGCCGGATGCCGGGGCTCCCTACTACGCTCCGCCGCCATCGCGTCCTTTCCTCGATGAGGTGAACACGGACCTCGGTAGGTTACGCATCGCTTTTACACCTAAACCGTTCTTAGGCGATGTCGTTCATGAAGATTGTCTTAAAGGTCTGGAGGCGACCGTTCAGTTATGTAAGGAGCTTGGCCATGAGATGGTCGAGGCAGCTCCGGAGGTTGACGGCAAGGCATTTGCCAGAGCGTTCGTGACGATGTTGACCGGCGAGCTCCGGGCGGATATCGAGGAGTTCGAGACACTACTTGGCCGCAAGGCGAGGCCGGGGGATTTCGAGGCCGGCACCTGGGTGCTTGTGCTTCTCGGTCGTGAGATCACCGCTGCAGACCTCTCCAAGGCCATCCGTGTGCTCCAACGTAGCGCTCGACAGATCGGAAGGTTTTTCGAGGAGTACGATGTGTTGCTGACACCGACGTTGGCCTCTCCACCTCTGACGCATGGCGCCTTGCAGCCGACCTCCGTAGAGAGATTCATGATGAAAGCTCTGGGCAAAATCAAGGCGGGAAGCCTGCTTAGCGCCCTTGGCGGGGTAGATACGATAGCGGAAAAGGCCTTTGAGTTCATCCCATACACTCCGCTGTTCAATGCCACGGGCCAGCCGGCTATGTCGGTCCCGCTGTATTGGAACGAGGAGGGACTGCCTATCGGTATGCACTTCGTAGGCCGTTATGGTAATGAGGCAACGCTGTTTCGGTTGGCAGGTCAACTGGAGCGGGCGAAACCGTGGTTTGATCGAAAACCATCCCTTTGTGAGAAGGTGGGATGA
- a CDS encoding thiamine pyrophosphate-binding protein has translation MQVSELTRQRQRRAEAIAEAGGFEEALSSGALPRRIDTTLSEAVILGLLRQGVRTFLCVLGHGSTEIGEVLRIYEGAGLLRTCNVRHEIEASHAATALRWVTGEKAAVVTSIGPGALHALAGSLVPASDGIGVWYLFPDETTQDEGPNMQQIPSMEQHPFLHMCSAMGRAYCLHTPEAVGIALRRGLNTVDHPHRAGPFYLLLPMNTQPSPLKNFNLDELPVGVPPPLGAADEGAYARAAEVLLDAERVVVKVGGGARKAGPELLEFLELVDGVAVLSPLVSGVIPYSHPRNMTIGGTKGSICGNYAMEQADLLVAIGTRFVCQSDCSRTGYPRVKQVVNINTDVEAAMHYNRTIALIGDAAATLRRLNEELRRRRGTDTSGESPWLKACSEQRRRWEEHKAERYRNPCLYDERWGEKVLTQPAAIKIATDWARANDVVTFFDAGDVQANGMQIVEDDRLGRTFNESGASYMGFAVSALLATGLASKPFYGLAITGDGSFTMNPQILIDGVQHGARGCILLLDNRRMGAITALQEAQYGVEHATKDDVAVDYIGWARSIRGVAAFDGGRSPETLEAALNQAKAYEGLSLVYVPVYYGPHPLGGLGAFGRWNVGNWVEETQTLRHEIGL, from the coding sequence ATGCAGGTATCTGAACTTACCCGTCAACGCCAACGCCGGGCCGAGGCTATAGCGGAGGCCGGCGGATTCGAAGAGGCGTTGAGCTCCGGCGCACTTCCCCGACGCATTGATACGACGCTCTCCGAGGCGGTTATACTCGGTCTGCTGCGTCAGGGAGTGCGTACCTTTCTCTGTGTGCTGGGACATGGATCGACGGAGATCGGGGAGGTTTTGCGCATTTACGAGGGGGCGGGATTGTTACGCACCTGCAACGTACGACACGAGATCGAAGCATCTCACGCCGCCACGGCCTTACGCTGGGTTACCGGCGAGAAGGCGGCGGTGGTGACCTCGATCGGGCCGGGCGCGCTACATGCATTGGCCGGCTCTCTCGTCCCCGCCAGCGACGGCATCGGAGTCTGGTATCTTTTCCCCGACGAGACGACACAGGACGAGGGCCCGAATATGCAGCAGATCCCCAGCATGGAGCAACATCCCTTCCTGCATATGTGTTCCGCTATGGGACGGGCATACTGCCTCCACACCCCGGAGGCGGTGGGAATAGCTCTGCGCCGCGGGCTCAATACGGTGGATCATCCACATCGGGCTGGCCCCTTCTACCTGCTTCTGCCGATGAACACCCAGCCCAGTCCTCTGAAAAACTTCAACCTGGATGAGTTACCTGTAGGCGTTCCACCCCCTCTGGGAGCGGCGGATGAAGGCGCCTACGCACGAGCGGCCGAGGTATTGTTAGACGCCGAGCGCGTGGTCGTTAAGGTCGGAGGAGGCGCCCGTAAGGCAGGACCTGAACTGCTGGAGTTCCTCGAATTGGTGGACGGCGTGGCTGTTCTTAGCCCTTTGGTCTCGGGCGTGATACCTTATTCTCATCCCCGCAACATGACGATCGGCGGCACCAAAGGCTCCATCTGCGGCAACTACGCCATGGAACAGGCCGATCTGCTCGTCGCCATCGGCACGCGCTTCGTCTGCCAGTCAGATTGCTCCCGTACGGGATATCCACGGGTGAAACAGGTGGTGAACATCAACACCGATGTCGAGGCGGCGATGCACTACAACCGCACGATAGCCTTGATCGGTGATGCGGCGGCGACGTTACGCAGGCTGAATGAGGAGCTCCGTCGACGGAGAGGAACCGACACATCAGGTGAGTCACCCTGGCTGAAGGCCTGCAGCGAACAGCGCCGACGATGGGAGGAGCATAAGGCGGAGCGGTACCGCAACCCCTGCCTCTACGATGAGAGATGGGGTGAGAAGGTGTTGACTCAGCCGGCGGCCATCAAGATCGCCACCGATTGGGCACGGGCCAACGATGTGGTCACCTTCTTCGACGCCGGCGACGTGCAGGCCAACGGGATGCAGATCGTCGAAGACGACCGGCTCGGCCGCACTTTCAACGAGTCGGGCGCCAGCTACATGGGTTTCGCCGTCTCGGCACTGCTGGCGACCGGGCTGGCCTCGAAACCCTTCTACGGGCTGGCGATCACGGGTGATGGCTCCTTCACGATGAACCCGCAGATCCTGATCGACGGCGTGCAGCACGGGGCGCGGGGATGCATCCTGTTGTTGGATAACCGGAGGATGGGGGCGATCACGGCGTTGCAGGAGGCACAATACGGCGTCGAGCACGCCACAAAGGATGACGTTGCGGTGGACTATATAGGCTGGGCGCGCTCGATTCGCGGCGTGGCGGCGTTTGATGGAGGACGATCGCCCGAAACGCTGGAGGCGGCCCTGAATCAGGCCAAGGCATATGAAGGACTCTCCCTGGTTTACGTGCCTGTGTACTACGGACCTCATCCTCTAGGTGGGTTAGGTGCTTTTGGGCGGTGGAATGTGGGCAATTGGGTCGAGGAGACCCAGACCCTAAGACATGAGATAGGTCTTTGA
- a CDS encoding dihydroxy-acid dehydratase — MPEGTTPSGIDRNLPSYGDTDFSRYLRRAFLASAGFDETDLDRPIIGIADTSSDYNTCHREMPSLVAAVKRGVLEAGGLPFAFPTASLHEILFSPTTMLYRNLVAMETEELIRAQPMDAVVLLSGCDKTVPAQLMAAASVNLPAISLVTGPMMTGFWRGERLGACTDCRRSWAEYRAGRLSEREINEIRQALCPTAGTCMDMGSASSIACVTEAMGLMLPGGATAPSVSSDRLRIAVATGREAVKLALRGGPRPRDVLTRSSFLNGLTVLIALGGSTNTIIHLIAIARRAGIRLTLDDVEEVAQRVPLLVDCKPAGSGYLEDMHWAGGVPALLKALESLLDLSALTITGRTLGELLAEVPPPGEWQTTIRTLDNPLGPPGSLAILRGTLAPEGAVIKVAAATPSLLHHRGPAVVFESPQDAADRIDDPSLRITPDHVIVLRNAGPVGAGMPEAGSLPIPRYLAEAGVRDMVRVTDARMSGTAYGTVVLHCSPEAAVGGPLALVRDGDKIELNVPERRLDLLVDERELARRREQFTPPPLPERGWRRLYAEHVLQAHLGADLDFLSPEPS; from the coding sequence ATGCCTGAAGGAACAACGCCGAGCGGCATAGATCGTAATCTGCCCTCTTATGGGGATACCGACTTCAGCCGGTATTTGCGACGGGCTTTTCTCGCCTCGGCGGGTTTCGACGAGACCGATCTGGATCGGCCTATAATCGGAATCGCCGATACCTCCTCAGACTACAATACCTGCCATCGGGAGATGCCCTCCCTAGTTGCCGCCGTTAAACGCGGTGTGCTGGAGGCGGGGGGATTGCCCTTCGCCTTTCCCACCGCCTCGCTACATGAGATCCTGTTTTCCCCCACGACGATGCTCTATCGCAATCTGGTGGCGATGGAGACGGAGGAGCTGATCCGCGCTCAGCCGATGGATGCCGTCGTGCTGCTCAGCGGCTGCGACAAAACAGTGCCCGCGCAGTTGATGGCGGCGGCGTCGGTGAACCTCCCGGCGATCTCGCTCGTAACGGGGCCGATGATGACCGGTTTCTGGCGGGGTGAAAGGCTGGGAGCATGTACCGACTGTCGCCGTTCCTGGGCAGAATACCGAGCGGGACGTCTCAGCGAACGGGAGATCAACGAGATACGCCAGGCCCTATGTCCCACGGCGGGAACCTGCATGGACATGGGCTCGGCCTCCTCGATAGCGTGTGTAACTGAGGCTATGGGATTGATGCTGCCTGGCGGTGCCACAGCGCCGTCGGTTTCGTCCGATCGCCTCCGCATCGCCGTCGCCACCGGCCGAGAGGCGGTCAAATTGGCCCTCCGAGGCGGACCACGCCCCCGCGATGTCCTCACGCGCTCCTCCTTCCTCAACGGCCTCACCGTGCTCATCGCGCTGGGGGGATCGACCAACACGATCATACATCTGATCGCTATCGCACGACGGGCGGGGATACGCCTTACCCTTGACGATGTGGAGGAGGTAGCGCAGAGGGTGCCGCTGTTGGTGGATTGCAAACCCGCCGGATCGGGTTACCTCGAAGATATGCACTGGGCGGGAGGGGTGCCAGCGCTGCTCAAAGCCCTGGAATCGCTGTTGGACCTCTCAGCGCTGACCATCACCGGACGGACGTTAGGTGAGCTTCTAGCTGAGGTTCCGCCTCCAGGGGAGTGGCAGACGACGATCCGCACGCTCGACAACCCGTTGGGCCCTCCGGGCTCCCTGGCGATTCTGCGTGGTACCTTAGCGCCTGAGGGAGCGGTGATCAAGGTGGCGGCTGCTACCCCATCGCTATTGCATCATCGAGGACCGGCCGTGGTGTTTGAATCCCCCCAAGATGCTGCCGATAGGATCGACGATCCCTCTCTTCGCATCACCCCTGACCATGTTATAGTGCTCCGTAACGCCGGACCGGTGGGAGCGGGTATGCCGGAGGCCGGTTCCCTGCCGATCCCGCGATATCTGGCGGAGGCAGGGGTGCGCGATATGGTGAGGGTCACGGACGCCCGAATGAGCGGCACCGCTTATGGGACGGTGGTCTTACACTGCTCGCCCGAAGCGGCGGTGGGAGGGCCGCTGGCGCTGGTGCGGGACGGAGATAAGATCGAACTGAACGTGCCGGAACGCCGTCTCGATCTGCTCGTGGACGAGAGGGAACTGGCCCGGAGGCGAGAGCAATTCACTCCTCCGCCGCTGCCCGAGCGGGGCTGGCGTCGACTATACGCTGAACACGTCCTCCAGGCTCACTTGGGAGCAGACCTGGATTTCCTCTCTCCGGAACCCTCTTAA
- a CDS encoding PorV/PorQ family protein, which translates to MRSIFIMVLLLISLLQAWASDEGESAYAGDFTYLGVGGRALGMGGSFVAISDDATAVYWNPAGLSGMKRVEIGLMHSTLYGLDSYDFIALASPVKGWGNFGLCWLRVGVDDIMYTQAPHPYMPASLFNRPYVERTFSTSNNLFSISYAFRTWKGIDVGLNVKLIYVSTIWGFNAVGAGGDLGLIYRRGRFSFGAVVQDFTRTKLFWNTTPQLPETRSHVDVIDRNFRLGMAYSRELRKLKSKLILSMDVMSIYNFEKRVGFEWTLADTLSLRFGIQERSGVERRNDITAGAGLKIGFVSGAAFSVDYAFLSSELGNSNRISLNMRL; encoded by the coding sequence ATGAGATCGATCTTCATCATGGTGCTTCTGCTTATATCCCTCCTTCAAGCCTGGGCCTCCGATGAAGGGGAATCGGCCTACGCTGGCGATTTCACATATCTCGGCGTAGGAGGGAGGGCGCTGGGAATGGGGGGGAGTTTCGTCGCCATCTCGGACGATGCAACTGCCGTCTATTGGAATCCGGCGGGACTCTCTGGGATGAAGAGGGTTGAGATCGGACTCATGCATTCCACCCTTTATGGCCTTGACAGTTATGATTTTATCGCTCTTGCCTCCCCGGTGAAGGGCTGGGGGAATTTCGGCCTCTGCTGGCTGAGAGTGGGTGTGGATGACATAATGTATACTCAGGCCCCTCACCCCTATATGCCGGCGAGTCTCTTCAACAGGCCGTATGTCGAGAGGACCTTCAGCACGTCGAATAACCTCTTCTCAATCTCCTATGCCTTCAGAACGTGGAAGGGGATCGACGTGGGACTGAACGTGAAGTTGATCTACGTGAGCACGATATGGGGGTTTAATGCCGTCGGAGCGGGTGGAGATCTGGGATTGATCTACAGGAGAGGCAGGTTCAGCTTCGGCGCCGTGGTTCAGGATTTCACGCGAACGAAGTTGTTTTGGAACACCACTCCTCAGCTGCCTGAGACCAGATCCCATGTGGATGTCATAGATCGGAATTTCAGACTGGGGATGGCATACTCTAGGGAGCTGAGGAAGCTTAAAAGCAAATTGATCCTCTCCATGGACGTGATGTCCATCTACAATTTCGAGAAGAGGGTGGGTTTCGAATGGACGCTGGCCGATACGCTTTCACTGAGGTTCGGGATTCAAGAGAGGAGCGGGGTTGAACGGAGAAACGATATCACAGCGGGGGCGGGATTGAAGATAGGTTTCGTCTCCGGTGCGGCCTTTTCGGTGGATTACGCCTTTCTCTCCTCTGAGCTTGGAAACAGCAATAGGATATCGCTGAACATGAGGCTCTAG